TATAGAAAAAACGGTCTCCCGCCATCTGCCGGTAATTGTCAATGCCTATCCACCGGGCGGGCTCGAGCAGCGAGAAGTCGGTAAACGAATAAAACAGCGATTGGATCATCGGCCATGCGGTAAGGAAAAAAAATCCGATCAGCCACGGAGAGATGAACAAATAACCCGCCAGTGCGGCGGAGTTGTAGGATTTGGCGCGAATCAAAAGACCACCTCTTTATGTCCTATTTGTACCCTTAGTATAGGAGAGGCGGTCTTTCGGTTGTAGGAGAGAGATCCACAAAATCTTTCACTATTTTACGAATTTGTTAGCTGATGTTCAATCAGCAGCCGCGCCGCCTTCACATAGCTTTCCGTGCGGAACGCGGACTTCAGCATATAGGCGCCTATCGTCGCGCCGCTGCTCAGCATTCTGAGCTGGGCAGTCAGCTCTTCGGGATCGCGGGCCCCGGCTTGCCGCGCGATATCGGTGACTTTGCGCCAACGCTCGTTGCGGCTTTCGAGCGCTTTGCGATGTCCCGGATGATCTTCGTCCGGAAATTCCACAATCGTGTTGATAAACGGACAGCCGCGGAAGCCTTCCGCTTGCAGACGGGCGGCGAAGTCATCGACAAGGAACAAGAGCTGGTCTATCGGCGAGTCCGGATAACGCTTTGCAGCCTCCTCCAAGCCGATCGTATTGAAGCTTTCGCGGCTATCCAAATAAGCGACGATCAGGTCGTCTTTGGTCGCGAAATTACGGTAGAAGCTTGCCTTGGCCACCCCCGATTCGGCAATGATCCGGTCGATGCCGACCGCCCGAATGCCTTCCCGGTAAAACAAATCCGAAGCGACCCGCAAAATCCGCTCCTTGGCGGTTTCCTTTTTATCCATAATCATCATCCCAATCCAAAATAGAGTAAAAAAAACGTTTGACATGAGACAGATCTGTCTGTATCATATAACCAGAAAATGATACAGACCTGTCTACTCCATTTTAGGAGCAGATCCGGCTGATGTCAACAGGATTGGACATTAAAATAGAATGAACGGAGTGGTTTGATTGTCACTGTCTGCAAAATCCGAATCGCTTGCCCGGCCTGCCGCGGCGGCGGAAATCCGTCCAAGGCCCCGCCTCCTGCTCGCCGTCATGTTATTGTCGGTGTTCATGGCCGTCGCGAACATTTTCATCGTCAACGTCGCCACCCCATCGATTCAGCGGGGGCTTCATTCCGGCTTCTCCGAGCTGCAGTTTGTGATCACCGGCTATACGTTGGCTTATGCGGTGGCTCTCATCATCGGAGGACGGCTCGGCGACAGGTTCGGACGAAAGCGCATGCTGCTCATCGGCGTGGCCGGCTTTACGCTGTCCTCTCTGTTTTGCGGATTGTCGTCCGGCGTTTCAATGCTCATTATGTTTCGGGTCGTTCAGGGACTCAGCGCCGCGCTCATCGCTCCGCAGGTGCTGTCCCTCATTCAGGAAAATTACGCTCCGGAAAAACGGGGGGGCATATTCGGCATGTACGGCGCCGCGCAAGGACTCGCCGCCACTACCGGTCAGCTCATCGGGGGATTCTTGCTTCGCCTTAATCCGTGGGAGCTGGACTGGAGAACGGTCTTTTTCTTCAGCGTGCCGATCGGCATCGCAATAATGGCGATGACGCCATTTATCCCCGAGTCCTCGCAAAGGGACCGCTCCAAGCTGGACTGGGTCGGCGCCGCTCTTATCGCCGCAGGTCTTTTGATGCTGGTGTATCCGCTCGTACAGGGGCAAAAGGAAGGCTGGCCGATCGGGATCCTCGCGGTACTTGTCCTGTCGCTTCCCGTATTCGCCCTGTTCGTCCGCTACGAGAAAAAGCTGCTGGAACGGAACAGCGTGCCTTTCATGAACGTCAACCTTTTCCGCGAGCGCGCGTTTTCCATAGGGCTGGTGATCGTCGTTTTGCTGATGTGCTCGCAGGCCGCTTATTTTCTCATCTTTGCCTATTTGCTGCAGATCGGCCTCGGATTTTCCGCGCTGCAGGCCGGAACCATCATCCTGCCGATGGGGATCGGCTATTTTATGGCATCTCTGTTCTCGCCGAAAGTGTCCGCGAAGCTCGGCCCGCATGTGCTGACCGCCGGGGCGGCCTTGACGGTCACCGGTTATCTGGCTCTCGCGATGTCCGTGCATGCGACGGGACCGTCCGGGGCTGTCCTTCTCTGGGTGCCGGCACTGCTCGTGCTCGGCATCGGCCAGGGGCTCATCGCTTCGCCGATCACGACCATCGTGCTGTCGCGAATTCGCGCCGCCGACATCGGTTCCGCCTCCGGCATCCTGACGACGGGCATGCAGGTCGCCTCCGCGGTCGGCATCGGGCTGATCGGCGTCGTCTGGCTGAGCTCGCTCAGCGGACACGCGGACGCGGTCGGCCGCGAGGTCGAGCAGCAGCTGCGCTCAAGCTTGCCGGCGGCTTCAGCCGGACCGGGCGATGCGGCGCTGACGGCGATGCGCGACTGCTATCCGCTCATGGCGCGCGGCGGCGACCCGAGCGCCATCCCGGCCGGCTGCCGGGCAGACGCCGCTTCCCCTGCGGCGAAGCAGCTGTACGAGAGCGGCATCCGGCTGGCGAACGCGCAAAACTATGCGGATTCGTTCCTGCTCTGCCTCTATGTGCTGGCCGCGGTCGCCGCCTGCATGCTGCCGTTCGCACTCGTGCTGGCACGGATCCGCAAAGCGTAAAGCGCATTAGCGGCAGCCGGGGCGGCCTTACGGTCGGCGGCCGGGCCGCTGGGCCGAAAGGCGGGGGATCGCCTTTCGGTGCTCCGCGCCGCATGCTCTGTGGTCTGGAAGCCGGTAAATCCGGCTTTCGGACCGGCTTTTGCTTCCGCGCGGTGCGAGCCCCCTTAATCCGGCCGATTAATATTGTCAGGTAAGTACAAACAGCTCGCTGCGCTGTCCCCTGAGGTCATAAAGGAACTATAGTGCGCTAAAACGGCCATTTCACGCGATTTTTGAAAATTAGCGGAACTCAGGTGATCTATTTGTCTGTTTAACCGATATACACGCCATTTCCTAGCGATTTAGCGCATCTCAGTTCCTCCATTTTTCCAATATGTAGCAGTTTACTCGGAAATAACGAACGTAGGTTCCTCTAAGTTTATGAACACCAATATGAACGGAATAACTGTTCCCAGTTCGTTCGGCCTGTTTTACGGTTCTCTGTCGGTTGACCCACGATTCCGTGCAAATGCGTTAACTGCCCTGCATTGCTCACCCTCCCACCTTCGGTTAAATCCTGCATCACATAAAAAACGGAGTAATAGCGAACATTTCCGCTATCACTCCGTTTTCGTGCATGCTGCCGGGCTTTCTCCGGGTTAACGAAAGTGCCTCTTGCGTTATACCCTTAAAATGAGTCGTTTTCTGCAAATAAAGGGACTCCCTGCCAGCAGAAGTCTCCGGCCCAGGCAAGGATACTCACACCGGAGCCGCCATCCCCATCGCGGCCCACTCTTCCTTGGCAGGGCCGTACACGCCGGTTACGGGAATTCCCGCTTGGCGCATCAGAACCGTCAGCTGGCCGCGATGGTGAATTTCATGTTTGATCAAACCATCAAGTGCCATACCGTTCTTCCATTGCTCTCCAAAAAACGGAGAAGTAAGCTGAAGGCTCTCGTCCGTCCATTGCGTCTGCACCGCCTCGAGCAGCGACTCGGACATCTTGCGGTAAGCCTGCGCAATCTCGGAAGCCGAAGACGGCCGCTCGCTCTCGTCCGAAGGATATTCAAATTTCAGGCCGGTAGGCTGCAAAAAACCTCCGCTCGTGCAAAGATGCCAAGCCAATTGGCCTAACGTCCGAAAGCCCGGAGCGACCTCCTGATTAAGCGATTCGTCCGTCAGCGCATCCAGCAGCTTTTGCGTGCCGGCAGATTCGCTCCGATAATCTTCGACAAAGCTTTGTACGGTTTGATAGATCATTTTCGTAACCTCGCTTTTCAAATAAAATTTACAGCCGACCGCTTCAAAGCGGGCCGTTCATATTTAATTGTACAGCATCCCAACTGACAACAGGTTGTCAGGGTTTTCGCCCGCCATCCCAAAAAAATTACTCATCCCGGTACTGGCGAACGATTTGCTCCGCCTTCTCCCTGACGGCATCCGCAAGCCATTTCGGCTCAATCACCAACACATCCGTACCGTGGCCGAGCAAATGGCCGATGAGCCAGCCTTCCGCCGAATGCTCGGCCGTCACAAGCAAATATCCGTCCTCCTGAACGGCAATCCGTTCCTCGCCGAAATATTCCTCCACCTTTACCCGCACCCGGGGATGGAAGCGCAGCACCATGCGGATACGATCGCTTCTCTCCCGCTGCATCCATCTGGCATCGAGATCCTCCAGCCGCACGTCCCTGCGCGGAAAAACTTCCAGCTCGACGCGCAGCTGCTTGATTCTCGTCAGCCTGAACGTCCGGTAATCGCCGCGCAGCCGGCAATAAGCATACAAAAACCAGGCATACCCTTTCCATGCCAAACCGACCGGCTCGACCGTCCGCTCCGTTCCGATTCCGTCCGCATTCGTATAAAAAAAACGAACGACATTCCGGCTTTTCGCCGCTTGCCGAAGCCGGGTCATCGTTTCCTTCTCCGCTTGCGTTCCGCACCATGGTCTCGTATCGAAAATAAGCGGTTCCCCGGAGTCCTCGAGCCGATTTTGCTCCGATTTGGCTACAAGCGCCCCGACCTTCGCCAGCAGATGATCCATATCCTTATCTTCAAGGGAAGCCTGCATTCCCCGCAAAGCGGTTACGATCGAATGCAGTTCCTCCAGCGTGACCATCTGCCTGTCGATCCGGTATTGATCCATAATTTCGTAGCCGCCGTCCGCACCTGCGTACGAGATAACGGGAATTCCCGCACTGTTGATCGTCTCCAGATCGCGATAAATCGTGCGCAGCGAGACCTCAAACCGGTCGGCCAACTCCTGACCGCTCATTCTTTTACGACTGAGCAAAAGCATCGTGATGGCAAGCAATCTGTGAAGCTTCATGCCAGAAAACCCTCCCGATTGCGCAATTGCCCGAACCGCTCAAGCGGATCCGGGCCTGTCTTTCCACCATTTTACGGTTTATTCCTGCCCGTGTCGACTTTTTTTCGGGCTTTCCCGAGCATGGGAAAAACCCCACGCCGCAGCTGCGTGGGGTTTGAGTTGCGTGCCGGGCCGAGAATCCTCACCCGCGCTGCGGGAGCCGCTTAACAAAGCGCCGGACGAGCTTTTGCACCGGCCCGGGCATCTGCTCGAGGTCGGCCGCCGTCACGGTGCGAGTCGCCATCAACAGCAGCGGATAGGCTGCGCCGGTGACGGCGCAGGCGAGCGCCGCCTGCACAAAGGCGCTCAGGGCAGCCGCCGGGAACGGATGCACGTATGCCCGGTTCAGCAGCTCCATGCCCCAGCCGAGCAGGACGATCACCGCCGTTACGGCGGCGAGTCCCCACCAGCGGCGGCCGAGCACCGTGAAGGCGACCGATTGCCGCAGCACCGCCACGTTGATCGCCGTCATGACGACGAAGCAGAGCGCGGTCGCCGCAATGATGCCGTAAATGCCCAGCACAGGCGCAAGCAGGAAGCTTGCCGCCAGCTTGACGGCGATGCCGGCGGCAACGCTGACGACCAGCGGCTTCATCCGGCCGATGCCCATCAAAACGGCACCCGATGTCTGCATGACGATCTGGAACATCGCGCTGGCCGTCAGCAGGATGATGATCGGCGCGGAATACTCGGCGACGACGGGCGAACCCGACGTATTGCCGAAAATAAAATCGTTCAGCGGGCGCGCCGACGCGCAGATGACCAGCACCATCGGCAGGCCTGTCAGCACCGACAGCTTCAGCACCCGGCCGGTTTGCTGCGATACCTGCGCCATGTCGCCGCGCGAATACGCCGCCGATACGATCGGCACGACCGACTGGCTGAGCGCCACGGCGAGGATGATCGGGATGCCGGCAAGCGATTGCGCCCGGCCGCTCAAAATCCCGAGCATCTCGACGGCATTATCGCGTCCGAACGCTCCCTGCAGCAGCGGGGTGACGATCGTCGAGTCGATCGTGTAGATGAGCGTCACGGTGACGGAAAAGATGACGATCGGGATCGACAGCCGGAACAGCTGGCTGTAGATCGCCGAATACGTCAGGGTGGCGGTCCCGGCGGCGCCGCCCCCCACCTTGTCCGCACGCCGCAGCTTGCGCGCGAAGTAAATCATCACGGCGATCGCCGCTACGCTGCCGACGACGCCGCCGAAGGAAGCGCCGGCCGCGCCCCATTCCAGGCCGTAGCCGAGCAGCGCATAAGCGAGCGCCACCGAGGCGGCGACGCGGAAAATTTGCTCGATGATTTGCGACAGCCCGTTCGGCATCATGTTTTGCCGCCCCTGGAAATAGCCGCGCATGATCGCGATCAGCGGAAACAGCAGCAGCGCCGGAGCGAGCGCGCGAATCGCCGCCGTCGCCTCCGGGTTGCCCGCGAGCTGCGCGCTCCAGGGCGCGAACGCGTACAGCAGCGCGGTCATTACGACGCCCGCGGCGAGCGCAAACCTGGCCGCGGCGCGGTATATGCGCTCCGCCTCGGCATGCTGTCCGAGCGCCGTGCGCTCGGAAATCATTTTGCTGAGTGCGCTTGGAACCCCCGCGGTCGCGATGACGAGCAGCACGGAATATAAATTGAAGGCGATGCCGTACCACGCCATTCCTTTTTCCTGCAGCAAATAAACGAGCGGTACCCGCTGGACGACCCCGAGCGCCCGCGCCACGAGAGCGGCTACCGTCAAAATCAGCGTGCCTTTGACTAATGAATCCTTGGACAAGTTCGGTTCCTCTTCTCTGTACAATCTTCCTTTAGTATTGTAGTGCTTCCGCGGAAGACGCGCAACGCCTATTGCCGCAAGGCATGTTTCGTGTTATGATGAAGGCAAGTTAATTACGGGTCAGAGATCGGGAGAAGACCGCGACATCCCCCTTGCTGAGGGGATTGTTCCGCGTCTTCTCTTTTTTGTTTGCCAAAAAATGCTCTTTACCCGGACGAAAGGGGTCTTTCTTATGAGTTTTTCCGCAGAAAAGCGCAGTGACGTACTCCGGCAGATGGCTTCGCAGCCGCTCGACCTGCTCGTAATCGGCGGCGGAATTACGGGAGCCGGTATTGCGCTCGATGCGCAGACGCGCGGCATGAAAACCGGGTTAATCGAAATGCAGGACTTCGGGGCGGGCACCTCCAGCCGCTCCACGAAGCTGATCCACGGCGGCCTTCGCTATTTGAAGCAGCTCGAGTTCAAGCTGGTTGCCGAAGTCGGCAAGGAGCGCGCGATCGTTTACGAAAACGCGCCGCACGTCACGACGCCGGAATGGATGCTGCTGCCGATCATCGAAGGCGGCACCTACGGCAAGCTCGCCACCTCGGTGGGCCTTTACGTCTACGACTGGCTGGCCGGCGTCAAAAGCAGCGAGCGCCGCAAAATGCTCAGCAAGGAGCAGACGCTGCGCATGGAACCGCTGCTTCGCACCGACAAGCTGAAGGGCGGCGGCTATTATGTGGAATACCGCACCGACGATGCGCGGCTGACGATCGAAACGATGAAGGAAGCGGCCCGCCGCGGCGCCCTTGCGGTGAACTACGCAAAAGCGGAAGAGCTGCTGTACGATCGGGGCAAGCTTGTCGGCGTTCGCGCTGCCGACCTGTTAAGCGGCGAGTCTTTCAACATTTATGCGAAAAAGATCGTCAACGCCGCCGGACCTTGGGTCGATACGATCCGCGAAAAAGACGGCTCCAAGCAGGGCAAACGTCTGCACTTGACCAAAGGCGTCCATCTCGTCTTTGACGGCAAACGGTTCCCTTTGAACCAGGCGATCTATTTCGATACGCCGGACGGCCGGATGGTATTCGCCATTCCGCGCGACGGCAAAACATATATCGGCACGACGGACACGAACTACCGCGGCGATATCGTGCACCCGCGCATGACCGTAGCCGACCGCGACTATATCATCGCTGCGGCGAATTTCATGTTCCCGACGCTGAAGCTGACGGCGGCCGATCTCGAATCCAGTTGGTCGGGGCTGCGCCCGCTCATCCACGAGGACGGTAAGTCGCCTTCCGAGTTATCGCGGAAAGACGAAATTTTCATCGCTCCGTCCGGACTCATCACGATTGCCGGCGGCAAACTGACCGGTTACCGCAAAATGGCCGAGCGCATCGTCGACCTGGCCGGCCGGCAGCTGGCGCAGGAGGGCCACGGCTCGTATCCGGGCTGCACGACGGACCGGGTCCGCCTCTCCGGCGGCGATGTCGGCGGCTCCGCGCAGTTCGAAGCTTTCGTGAAGGAGCGCACGAAAGCGGGCAAAGACTGGGGCTTGTCCGAAACGGAAGCGGAGCAGTTTGCCCGCGCTTACGGCTCCAACTGCGGCCGGCTGTTCGAGCTGTACGCCTCCTCCCGCGAAGAAGCGCGCGAATGGGGCATCCCCGAGGCGGTCATGGCCATGCTGCAGTACGGGATCGAACATGAGATGGTGGCGACGCCGGCCGACTTTTTCGTTCGCCGCACCGGTGCGGTTTACTTCGATATCGCTTGGGCGAAAATGTGGAAAGAGCCGGTCATCCGCTACATGGCGCACCGCTTCGGCTGGAGCGAGCAAAGCGCGGCCCGGCACAGCGAAGCGCTTGATGTGCTGCTTCACGATGCGGTCGTTCCTTTGGAGAAAGAAGCTCAGTAACCTTTTCGGCTGTAACGGCTCTTGAACTTGATTTGCCACCTTGCCAACGTCCAATACCCGGCTTCCCGGGGACGGACGTTTTTTCTTTTTCGCGTGGAGGGAACTCCGGAAGCTTCGAATGACACCTACTTATTCGTAGTATCCTTCCGTTGATTTGCGTAATTGTTTGAATTGATTCGCATCATGCCCGAACCATACTTGGGAATTCGTTCGGGCAGCAAGCGTGCGGATTTTCTCAACCGCGTTCCGGTATCCGATCGAATCGTATATGATGCCCGGCAGCTTGACGGGTGGACCGTAACTCTCCGCCGTATAGATGGTATCGGAAGCAAGGATGATCCCCCCTGTTTCCGGCATTTCAATGTGCAATCCTAACATGCCCCAAGCATGACCGCTGCCAAAGTTAACAATTTTGATGCCTTCAGCCAACTCCAGGTTATCTTCATTGCGTTTGACGGTCCGCCACTGCAAGTGGTTTTTGATCCAAGCATCGATGTCCGCCCAAACGTAGGCTCCTCCCTTTTCGTTGCGGGCATAGCTTTGCAACGTACCGTTCAGCTCATCTTCATGGACGATAATCGTTGCGTTCGTAAAGATCTCCAAGCACCCGGCATGATCCAGATGTAAATGAGAGGCAACGACGTACTTGATTTCCTCAGGTTTAACACGGAGCTGCTCCAGCCGGTTATGCAGGTAACATTCCTCGCTTGCCACCCATGGGAACGCCTGCTGAGTGTATTCGGCCCAGCGTCCTTCACTGCCCATCGAGTTCGGGTTGCAAGCCGTATCGAACAAAATTTTTCCTTCCGCATGATCGATCAGTACCGTATATATCGGAAATTCCACGAACTGTGTCGGTGCATTAGGATTACTGATCGTAGCCGGATTATGCATGGCGATCATCCAATTTTTATCCATGCTCATACGACCGTTATCCATCACATACAGCTTGGGGCGGGCTTTAATAATATTCGGCATGTTCATTTCCTCCTATTAAATTCAGGCTTTGCCAGCATATGAGTCAACCGTTGGCATGCAAAGACTTCACTCCGTTTATAACCGCACAGTGGATATCGATTGTTTCTCCTCCGCTGGTATAGACATATAATATTGCACGGACTAAACTTATGTAAGTAGGCACTTTAAGGTGTCCTGGGAACTTTGAAGTGCATAGGAGGGAAATCATTTGACATCTTCGTCCAAAACAAAACAATCCGACATCTCATTGGCGATATGCGGTTACAGCAGAGTTCTTGAAATCATCTCCAACAAATGGACGGCACTCGTCATTTATGCATTGGAAAACGGAAACATTCGATACGGAGAAATGGAAAGAAGAATCGAGGGCATTTCAAAAAAAATGCTCACTCAAACGTTGCGTAAGCTGGAATGGAACGGGTTGGTACAACGCCATATTACACCAACCGTGCCCCCAAGCGTTGAATATTCGCTAACTCCTTTAGGGGAAAGTTTGCTTAATCCGATGAGAGAGCTAAGACAGTGGGGAAGGGCAAATTACTGGCATGTCGAGACGGCAAGAGCCAAATATGACCTAACTTAAGGCTGCCGATCATCCCGGCTGCTATTGTACCCGTTCAATTTAAATAATCCGCTATAATGGGGATGACCAAGCCGGGGAAATGGGAGAGAAGAAATTGCTGATCAAAGGAACGACGATTTTGCTGCTGCTTGTAACGTTCGGTATGCTGGGGACCGTACCTTCGGACTTGACGGCGATCGAAAACATGCGTTATGTGCCGCAGGAACGGGACGATGTGCTGAATAATCCGTACATGGGCTTCGCCCCGGCCGCCTTGAACGGTCCGTATTCGCAGCCGCACAAGCTCGCTTACGTGCTTTGGACGTGGAAAGATCTGGAGCCGGAAAAAGGAAAGTATGCTTTTGACGAGCTGGAGCGAAAATATAAGTTCACTTACTGGAAAGAGCGCGACGTGAAGCTCATTATCCGTTTTGTGCTCGATTATGCGCGGGACGACACGCAGAAGACGGATATTCCCGAGTGGCTCTACAAGGAGCTGGGCGGCGACGGAATTTGGTATGACAATCCCGCCGGCAAAGGCTTCAGCCCGAACTACGACAATCCGCTGCTTATTAAATATCATCGCGAGGTCATCGCCAAGCTGGGCGAAAGGTACGACAACGACGCCGGAATCGCTTTTATCGCGCTCGGCAGCTTGGGCCATTGGGGCGAATGGCATACTTACAGCGGCGAAGCCGGGGAAATTCCTTTTCCGAAACTTGCCGTGTCGGATCAATACGTCCGGCATTACATAGACGCTTTTCCGAACAAAAAGCTGCTGCTGCGCAGACCGTACCCTATCGTCAAGGAGGAGCGTCTCGGCCTGTTCAACGACGTGTTCGGCAGCCATGAGCAAACCGTTCACGGCTTTGTCGATTGGTTTGAAAACGGGTATACCTCGCTGCTGGCAGGTGAGGATATCCCGCCTGTGCCCGATTTTTGGCAGCATGCGCCAAGCGGCGGGGAAATCGGCAATGCGGGCCGGATGAAGGAGCTGTTTCAAAACGACACGATCGGGGAGACGCTGGATCAGGCCAGGCTGAGCCATACGAGCTGGCTTGGCCCAAGCAGCCCCGTAGGGCTTACGCTGAACGACACCGAGCGGCAAAACGTGAACCGGCTGCTGAAGCTGATGGGCTACCGCTTCGTCGTGAAAGAGGCGACGGTGCGGAGATTGGCGCCTTCCGGAAGCGATCTTCCGGTCAGCTTAACCATAGAAAACAAAGGTGTAGCGCCGTTTTATTACAAGTGGCCGCTGGAGCTGTCGCTTGCGGACCCGGAAGGCCGTATCGTGGCGAGCACGATTGCGGATGCGGATATCCGGACCTGGCTGCCCGGAACCTCGGAGGTGACGGCGCAGCTGCACGTCCCGTCCCACATCGCGACCGGCGCCTATACCGTGACCGCGGCCATTCTCGATCCCGACCGGCGGAAGCCGGGTGTCGATTTTGCCATTCAGGGACGCAGGGACGACGGGCGTTATCCGATCGGTTATGTACAAATCGTATCGCCCTGAGGCCAAGACCGGTTTGAGCCGAATAAGCTCGGCTGCAACCGTTAACCCGCCCTATACATGACGCACATGCAATGTTCAACTTATATAGCTGCCTGAACAAGTAAAAAGGGAGCCCGCGGGGCTCCCTTATTTGAAATCAATGCATCGGATTCATCGCGCGGCTCACGACGACGCGGCGGATGAAAAACGCCATGGCCAAACCGATCAGCGTTACGATCATCGCGAACATGAACACGTTCTGAGAGCCGAACGTCATCGCGTTGGCCATCTCGGTATTCTCGGTCGGCGCTTTGGAATTGTGCAAATACTTTTCCATGCCGCTCGTCAAAATGCTGATTGCGATCGCCGTGCCGATCGCACCCGCGACCTGCTGCAGCGTGTTCATAACCGCCGTTCCGTGCGGATACAGCTCCGGCGGCAGCTGATTGAGGCCGTTCGTCTGCGACGGCATCCATACCATCGAGATGCCGACCATAAGGCCGATATGCAGGGCGACGATGAAGGCGATCGAAGACGCCGGCGTAATGCCGGAGAAAAACCATAACATCAGGGCCACAATAACGAGGCCTGGAATGACAAGCCATTTCGGCCCGTATTTGTCGAACAAACGTCCCATGCGCGGCGACATGAGGCCGTTCAGCGCGCTGCCCGGCAGCAGCATGAGTCCGGCGGAAAACGCGGACAGCTTCATGCCGTTTTGCAAATACATCGGCAAAATAATCATGCTCGACAAGATGATCATCATACACGACAGCACCATGAGCAGGCCCACTACGAACATCGGATACTTGAACACCCGCAGGTTCATTATCGGCTCGCGCATAAATATTTGCCGCAGGGCGAAAAGCGCGATCGCGGCCAACCCGATGGCGATAGACGCAACAACGATCGGGCCGCTCCAGCCCTCACCGCCTTCGCCCGCCTTACTAAAGCCGAATACGACGCCGCCGAAGCCTATGGTGGACAGGATGACGGACAGCAGATCGATGCGGGGCTTCGTCACTTCCGTGACGTTTTCCAAATTTTTCAGTCCGACGAGCAGTCCGATGACCAAAAACGGCAGCGATAGCCAGAAGATGTAATGCCAAGTAAAATAGGCGATCAGGAGCCCCGCCACAGTCGGGCCGATGGCCGGTGCGAACATGATGACGAGGCCGACG
The window above is part of the Paenibacillus hamazuiensis genome. Proteins encoded here:
- a CDS encoding DUF4832 domain-containing protein, with the translated sequence MLIKGTTILLLLVTFGMLGTVPSDLTAIENMRYVPQERDDVLNNPYMGFAPAALNGPYSQPHKLAYVLWTWKDLEPEKGKYAFDELERKYKFTYWKERDVKLIIRFVLDYARDDTQKTDIPEWLYKELGGDGIWYDNPAGKGFSPNYDNPLLIKYHREVIAKLGERYDNDAGIAFIALGSLGHWGEWHTYSGEAGEIPFPKLAVSDQYVRHYIDAFPNKKLLLRRPYPIVKEERLGLFNDVFGSHEQTVHGFVDWFENGYTSLLAGEDIPPVPDFWQHAPSGGEIGNAGRMKELFQNDTIGETLDQARLSHTSWLGPSSPVGLTLNDTERQNVNRLLKLMGYRFVVKEATVRRLAPSGSDLPVSLTIENKGVAPFYYKWPLELSLADPEGRIVASTIADADIRTWLPGTSEVTAQLHVPSHIATGAYTVTAAILDPDRRKPGVDFAIQGRRDDGRYPIGYVQIVSP
- a CDS encoding winged helix-turn-helix transcriptional regulator — protein: MTSSSKTKQSDISLAICGYSRVLEIISNKWTALVIYALENGNIRYGEMERRIEGISKKMLTQTLRKLEWNGLVQRHITPTVPPSVEYSLTPLGESLLNPMRELRQWGRANYWHVETARAKYDLT
- a CDS encoding DHA2 family efflux MFS transporter permease subunit; this translates as MKQYNTRAIMASLLICGFVGMFSETALNIAISNLMDVFHISAATAQWLTTGFLLTLGILMPMTGLLLQWFTTRQLFVVSLASSIIGTLIAALAFNFEMLIVARVLQAAGMGLLIPLMFNTILVVYPPEKRGAAMGFVGLVIMFAPAIGPTVAGLLIAYFTWHYIFWLSLPFLVIGLLVGLKNLENVTEVTKPRIDLLSVILSTIGFGGVVFGFSKAGEGGEGWSGPIVVASIAIGLAAIALFALRQIFMREPIMNLRVFKYPMFVVGLLMVLSCMMIILSSMIILPMYLQNGMKLSAFSAGLMLLPGSALNGLMSPRMGRLFDKYGPKWLVIPGLVIVALMLWFFSGITPASSIAFIVALHIGLMVGISMVWMPSQTNGLNQLPPELYPHGTAVMNTLQQVAGAIGTAIAISILTSGMEKYLHNSKAPTENTEMANAMTFGSQNVFMFAMIVTLIGLAMAFFIRRVVVSRAMNPMH